GTCGCAGCGTCGGGCACGGGCGTGTAGAGCCATTTCACGGCATAGTAGTCGTAGAGGCCGAAACGCGGCGGGGTGAGCTTCACGCCGCGCTCCCTATCCCCGGGCCGGGCCACGTAGTTGAAGCGAGCGTAGTCCATGATCGAGGTGGTCGTGCCGTACTTCTGCGTGAACGACGGCGAGCGGAGCGAATCGACAGGAATCACCGCCGAGGCGCTCATGTTGTGCATGTAACCCAGGCAATGGCCGACCTCGTGGGCCACGACGTAGCGCAGTCCGTCGCCGATCACCTCCTCGGGAATCGTCACGGCGCGCACGCGCTCGTCGGCCTGCGCCGTCTGGACGAACAGCCAGTTGTTCAGCAGTTTCATCACGTCGTGGTAGACATAGACCGAAGCGTTGAGTATCTCGCCGCTGCGCGGATCGACCCACGAAGGCCCCATGGCGTTGGCGATGGCGATCGGCGCGTAGCGAATGCACGAATACTTGATGTTGTCGGGATCGAATTCGGGATCGTCCTTCGGATAGGGCTTTGCGGCGATGGCGTTTTTAAATCCGATGCGCCCGAAAGGCTCGTTCCACTGGTCGACGGCCTCGAAAATATGCTTTTTCCACATCTCCGGGAATCCGTCGTCGACGTAGAAAACGATCTGTTTCTTCGGCGCGACCCGCTCGCCGCGCTTCCAGGCATCCATATCCGACGGCTCCAGCCGCCAGCGGTGGGCGTAGTAGATCACCTTGGCGCGCTGCTCGCGCTCGCTGAAAAGCACCTTGCCGGTCGGGAACACCGACATGCGGCTGTCGGTGATGCGCGGACGGTAAGGCTCGCGGGGCAGCAGCACCAGCGAACGGGTCATCACGGCCGTCAGCGGCTGATCCTTGACCAGCGTCGTGCGGCCGCGGGTGAGCGTGAAAATATAGCTCAACGTACTGCGCACCACCACATTGTCGCTGAAAGCCTTGATTTCGCCCAGCATCGAACGCTCCTTCTGAAAGGTCTTCTTCAGCTCGAAAGCCGTATAAAGTCCGTACTTCGAGAAGGGCGACATCTCCTCCACGTCGGCCACGAACAGGTCCGTGACGTTGACCACCACGGCCGTGCTGTCCCGGTTCCAGGCCTCGATCTTGTAATTGCGCAGGATGGGATCGGCCGTGTTCCGCTTCACCGCCTCGGCCAGCGCGCGGGAGGCCCCCGTCTCGTCGGTGATGTTCTCGCAGTTGACCGTACGCAGCTGGACCGAACGGTCGTTGCGCGTGAAAACCACGTGCAGCGGATAGTCCGACTTGGAGCCGGTCGTCGCCGCAGCGTTGTCCGAAACCTCCGAAATGGTCGATCCGAGCAGCATTTCGCGCCCGAAAAGCGAATCGGGAATCTCGAAATAGAGCTTCCCCTTGACGTCGTGCAGGCGGAACATGCCGTCGGCCACCGTATGTTTCTCCTTGAAAAGTTTGTCGTAATCGCTTTCCTTCGGTTTTTCGGCCGAACTCTCCGCCTTCTTCGAAGCGGAGGATTTGGGCTTCTTCGCCGTCGCCGTCGCCGCCGTGAGGCAGAGCAACAGCACCAATAGTTTTCGGATCATCTGCTGAAATTTAGAATTGTGTTCGAGGTTCTTTTCGTCCCGGTTCCTGCGCCCGTTTCATAATAAAGAGGGAATTTTGCCGGAAACGACATACACGAAGGCCGAAAAAAATGGGCCGCGTCGTGTGACGCGGCCCGCTCATCCCTGATTTTCAGCGGATCAGTACATATACTCGGTTTTGGATGGGTTGCCTCCCTGCTGCGACCACGACGCGGCGCAGCCCTCGGCCGCACCCTTCACCGCGAAGACGGTAGGCTTGTCGTCCTTCATGCCGTTGACGTAGATCGTGCCGTCGTAGGAGATCGTCGGCGACGAACGCAGCTCGTCGGCCAGCTTGATCTCCGCCACGCGCGAGCCATCCTCCGGGCGGAGTTTCACCAGCTTGCCCGTAGTCCGGTCGTTGTAATAGACGAAGCCCTGATCGTCGACGGCCGGAACGCCGTTGATGTCGCCGTCGGCGGCGTGCTCCCAGCGTTTCACGCCCTGCGCGGAGATGGCCGTGACGTGGGCCGCCACGCTGCCGGTCTTCTGCGTCGCGGCGTAGACCGTGCCGTCCTCGCCCAGCGCCACGCCCATGCCCGACTGGGCGCAGTCGCCCTTGACGGGACAGTACCAGTCCGGTTCGGGCGTCTGCCCGTAGACGGTCTTTGCCGGATCATAACAGTAGACGACACCCCCGCCCAGACTCTTGTCCGCACGCACGCCCTGGTTCTGGAACAGAATGTAGACCTTGCCGCCGGGACCCGACGCAGGCTGCGTGCCGTTCGGCGCCTCGCACGTAGCATCCTTGCCGCTGCCGCCGTAGTTGTGCTCGCGGCCGTTCGACTTCACGCAGGAGAATTTCCACTTGCCCGCGCCGTCGGGGAAGAAGACGCGCATGCCGTGACTGCCGCCCGTACCGGCGATCACCATGCCGTTTTTGAGCGGCAGCACGCCGCCGTAGGAGCCGCCGTTGACGTGCCGCTCGTCCACCAGGTCGCCCGACGATTTGTCGTAGACCTGGAAATTCTGGTGCCCCGAAGGCACGTTGCGCGCCACAATGAAGAGGTATTTCTCGGTGACGGCCGGCGATAGGAACCGGAAGCTGGTGTTCACGCCCGTATTCACATGCCAGACCTGCGAGCCGCCCCCGGCGCCGCCGCTGACGGCGTAGAACGCGCTGCCTCCCGCACCCTTGTTCGGCTCGTTGAAGCCCGCCAGCGCGTAGACCGTGCCGTCCTCGTCGACCGAAGGCGTCGGCGACTGCACCTTGATCGAACCGCTGTTGTTCTCGGCCGACGCACCGTCCTTGCCGATGTCGAAGGCCCAGAGACGCTCGCCGGCCTTCGTGAAGCAGACCAGCGAATAACCCGTCGAAGTCACATAGACATACTCGCCGTCGGGGCTGACCGCGGGCGACGTGCCGAACACATAGGCGTCCTTCGTGTCGTCGTAGGGGTACGACCAGAGCAGGTCGAGGCTGATGGCGCCGCGGCCCACGTCGATGGTCACCGTCTTGGTGTTCCTGCCTTTCTTGTTGTCGGTCACGGTCAGCGAGACCTCCGTAGCCCCCTGCGCCGCGAAGGTGAATTCGGGGTTCTGCTTGTCGGAGGTCGTGGTTCCGAATTTCCACTCCCAGGCCACCACCTCGCCGTCCTCGTCGGTCGAACGGTCGGTGAACTGCACCGGTTCGCCCGCCACGACCTTCTCGGGCGACCACGTGAAGTCGGCCACGGGCCGGATGTTGTTGTCCACGACCCGAATGGTCTTCTCGAACGACGACTTCTTCGCCCCGCGGTCGGAGGTGACGGTCAGCTTGATGACATACTCTCCGGCCTGATCGTAGGAGATGTTCTCCGGGGTGGTTTCGTAGGAGACGACGCCCTTGCCCAGCTCCCATTTGCAGATGGCGATCAGGGCGTTTTCGGCCGTCGAAGTGTTGGTGAGCACCACCGGATCGCCCACGTCGTAGGACTCCTTGTCGGTGGTGAACGAGGCGTGGACCGCCACTTCCTCGTCCGGCTGGCAGGAGACGGCCCCCATGAGGGCGAAAGCGGCCAGCATATAGATAAATCGTTTCATTTCAATCGGTTTTGAGCTTTGGTTGCAGGATTACTTGAACTCTAACACGGCCGCGATGGGATAGTGGTCCGAAATGTAGGGGACCTTCTCGTAACGCTGGTCGACGGTGGCGAAGCGCAGGGGCGTGAAGCCCGAGCTGAAGATGTGGTCGATGCGCGGGTAGTTGGTCGCCCCGCCGAAGTTGTTGAACGACGCCTTGTTGTCGGTCACGGGAGCGGTCGTGCGCGCGTCGGCCATGAACTTCTTCACGCCGTCGAAAATCGGGCTGTCGAGCATCTTGTTGAAGTCGGCGGTCAGCACCGTCGGCTGGTTGTCGGGGTTGAGCGACCGGATCTTCGCCTCGATCAGCTCCATCGACTTCTGGGCCGCCACCTGCCCCACATGGTCGATGTGGGTGTTGACGTAGAAGAACTTGCGGCCCGACTTGTAGTGGGTGAACAAGGCCCACGTGGCCGTGCGGTAGGTCGAGGCGTCCCAGCCGACCGACGGGACGTCGGGGGTGTCGGAGAGCCAGAAGGTCCCCCACTTTTCGAGCTTCACGGCATCGGCGAGATAGTAGATGGCCATGAACTCACCGGCATTCTGGCCGTCGGTGCGGCCCACGCCGACGCTCTTGTAGCCCGCGCAGTTCTCGTCCATGTAGGTCTTCTGGTCGAGCCGCGCCTCCTGCACGCCGAGCACCGTCGGCTGCTGGTCGGCGAACATCGCCGGAACGGCCTTCTTGCGGTTGTCCCAACTGTTCGCACCGTCGTCGCCCGAGCTGTAACGCACATTGAACGACATGACTCTCAGCTGATTGTCCTCAAGTCCGGGATTGACCGGCTCCTCCGGTTCGTCACCGGGCTGGGGTTTGTAGAATTCCGAGTAATCGGGCTTCGGATCGCTGCACCCGGCGGCGAAAACGAAGGCGAAACTCAACGAAAACGTCAGTAAATAACGGAATATTCTCATGGTCTTGCTTTTTATTTATTCGTTGTCCCACTCGGGGTTCTGCGAGATCGTATAGCCCGCGTTCCTGTAATCGCGGATCACCTTGGCGGGAATCGGATAGAGGTACTGGCGCCCGTCGGGATACCAGTAGCGGTCGCCCGCACCGGTCTTGTAGACCAGATCGTAACCCGACACGGGATTCGCCTCGGCATAAAGCCCCACGCCGTCCTGATTGACGCGGACGGCGATGTTCTTGTAGGCCGCCGGAGCCGACGCAACCTCGCCCTCGGTGAAGTAGTAGTCGTTCACGCCGTCGCCGTTGACATCGACGGGCTGCTCCAACCCGGGGATGTGAATGCCGCTCCACGGCAGGGTCTCCATCAGCGATCCGCACTTCCAGCGGCGCAGGTCGTCGAAGCGCATGCCTTCGGCGACGAGTTCTATGGCCCGCTCGCGGCGGATTTCGAGCAGCACGGGGCTGGTCACGTCCGGATAAAAGGTGCGTTGCAGGTAGCTGTCGACGGTCGTGGGCAGCGTCTCCGTGCCGCCCGTGATACCCGCGCGCTTACGCAGCGCACCGACCGTGAGCGCCCATTCGGAATCGGTGATCACCCCCAGTTCGGCCTGCGCCTCGGCGTAGTTGAGCAGCACCTCGGCATAGCGGATCAGCGGAATGCTGTTGATGTTCTTCGCACCGCCGTCGTACTTCGATTCGTCGAGCGTATACTTGATCACCTGGTAGCCCGTGAGCGAAAGGTTTTTGATGTCGGCGACCGCCGTCTTGCCGTCCCACAGGAAGTTGCGGCCGCGCACGGTCTGCTCCAGGCGCAGGTCGCGCCCCTCCATCTCCTCGGCGAAGGATTTCACGGCGTAGTCGGCGGCGGCGGTGAAGGGCGTGCCGTCCTGCTTGAGGTAGGTGTGGACGAACGAGCGGACGAGGCTCCAGCACAGTCCGTACGAGCGGGCGTTGAACCACCAGTTCTGCTCGCCGAAGATGCCGGATTTCTCGTTGGCGCAGACGGCGAGGATCACCTCCTGCGTCAGCGGCGTCTCGCTGTAAAACAGATCGCGATAGGCGCCCTTCTTGCCCGCGGCGGTGTTGAGCGAGCAACCGCTGTTGTCGATCACCAGCTTGGCGGCCTTGGCGGCCTCGCGATACAGCTCCTCGGGGGTTATCTCAAGCCCCGTGAGGTTGTGGTAACGGCGGTAAGCCGCTTCGAAGAGGCAGACGCGCGACTTGAGCGCGGCGGCGGCCCAGCGCGTGAGCGTCGCGCTGCCGGTCGACGAGGTGGCCTGGATGTGCTCGTAGGCGAAATCGAGGTCGGCGATCAGGTTGCGGATGATCACGTCGCGGCTGTCGCGGTCCTTGTACATCACGTCGTTCTGGTAGGACTGGATGTCGTTGGGGAACCAGGGAACTTCGCCGTAGGTGGTCAGCTTGTCGTAGTAGAACCACGCACGGAACCAACGGGCGATGCCGAGGTAGTTGTCGCGCGTCTCGGCTTCGACGGTGCAGTATTTCGGATCATTGCAGCCGTCGATGAAGTAGTTCACGTTCTTGAGCGCGCCCCAGCTCCAGCTGGTCGCCGTCTCGGTGTTGTAGGCCCCCCGCTTGATGAAGGTGTCGGTGTTGCTGACGGCCCCCACGTCGCACATCTTGTCCTGCATGAAGCCGTTCTTGAGCGTCGGCAGGGCCTTGTAAAACGAATTGGAGTAGAGTTCGAGACCCGATTTCGATCCGAAGATCATCGACTTGTCGGCTTTCACCTGCACGTTCTCCGTCAGGTCGCACGACGTGGCGAACGCAACGCAGCCCACGAGCAGACTCCATATATAGGTTGATCTTTTCATAGCACGTAAACAGTTTAATAGGTGATCGAGATGCCGAAGCTGAAGCTGCGCATCACGGGATAGTTATGTCCGTCGCCCTTGCTGTTGGAAATATCCGAGTCGGATTTCTTGCTGGCCACCGTCACGTCGAAATCCTTCGTGTGGCGGTAGAGCGGCGACCAGCTCCAGAGGTTCTCGCCCGAGAAGTAGACCGAGACCTTCGAAAGACCGATCTTCGAGATCCACCGCTTGGGCAGCTCGTAACCGAACTGAAGATTCTTCAGCCGGATGTACGACACGTCCTGCAGGTAGCGCGTATTGACGTTGACCGTATTGGCGTTCATCGGGCCGTAGTAGCCCACGTAGCGCGGCAGGTAGGCGTTCGGACGCTCCTCGGTCCAGTAGTTTTGCAGATGCCACGTCGGAACCTGGTTGTAGGGACGGTTGTACATGCCCCAGAAAAGGCTCTCGTCGCTGGGGAACCACTGCTGTCTGCCCACGCCGTCGAACAGCGCCGAGAGGAAGAAACCGTTCCAGTCGGCATTGAGCGAAATGGTGTAGAGGTAGCGCGGCTCGGAGTTGCCGATGATCTTCCGGTCGCCCGGATCGTCGACCGTGCTGCTGCCGCGGTCGATGGCGTCGTTACCGTTCAGGTCCTCGAAGCGCATGTCGCCCGGATAGGTGATGTACTTCTCGGAGGTCTGCATGATGTCATTCTTGTAGCCCTTGCCGCCGAACGCCGCGTCGATTTCGGCCTGCGACTGGAACAGCCCGTTGCAGACGAAACCCCAGATCTCGCCCAGACGCTGCCCCTCGTAGTAATCGGAGAGCTTGCGCGAGGCGTTGTTATAGCGGTCGATTATGGAATAATAGTCGGCCAGCGTCGCCTTGATCCCGAAATTGAAAGGCTTGCCCGCCAGCTTGAACGAATCGTTGTAGCTCAACGCGATTTCATAGCCGTAGGTGCTCATGTCGGCGTAGTTGCCCTTGGGGGCCGTCGCTCCGAAGGTGTCGGGAAGCGTCGGGCCGACGGTGTACATGTCCACCGTCTTGCGGATGTAGTAGTCGGCCGTGAGGTTCAGCCGTCCGTTCAGGAAACCGGCGTCCAGTCCCACGTCGAAGGTTTTGGAGGTCTCCCAGCCGATGTTGTCGGGAATCTGGCCCGGGAGGCTCGTGTAGCGCAGCTTGGCCTGACCGAAGAGGTAGCGGGCCGCATCGCCCGAACCGGTTCCGAAGGTCGACAGGCCGAAGGTTTCGAGGTAGGTGTAGGGATCGACGTTGCTGTTGCCCAGCGCACCGTACGAGGCGCGCAGCTTGAGGTTCGAAACGGCCTTGGGGCTGACATTCCAGAATTTCTCCTGCGAAACGCGCCAGGCGGCCGAAGCCGAGGGGAAGAAGCCCCATTGGGAGTTGTTCGGAAATTTCGACGAGCCGTCGTAGCGGCCGTTGACTTCGAGCAGGTAGCGGTCGTCGTAGGCGTAATTGAAGCGGAAGAAAGCGCCCACGTAACGCCAGCGGCTGCCGCCGGCGGTGATCGACATGATGTCGCCCAGCGCGAAGTTGATGTTGTCGGCGTCGGGCATCAGAAGACCGTTGCGCTCGGAGTAGGTCGACTTGTAGTCCTGCTGCTCGTAGTTGTAACCGGCCAGCGCCTTGAAATAGTGTTTCTCGGCGAAGGTGTCCTCGAACTCGGCGTAGGCGTTGGTGGCGATATAGGTCGTCAGTTGCAGCGACTCCTTCATCACGTCGTCGGTCTCGGGCGTGCCGAGGTAGACGATTTCGCCCTCGTAGGCGCTGTAAGGGATGGCCGTGGTCTTTTTGGTCTCGGTGTAGTCCTTGGTGCGGAACGAGAAGTCGCCCGTCAGGCGCAGGCGGTTCTCCAGCATCGTGACATTGAGCGTGGTGGTGTTCTTGAGCGTCTTGGTCGTGCGGTCGAGCCAGTTGTTGCCCGTCACCAGACCGCCGATGGCGTAGGCGCCCGACTTGGTGAGCGTACCGTCGGGATTGAAGATCGGCGACGAGGGGTGCCCCTGGTCGTTGAGCGAACGCCACAGCACGCCGCCGCCCTCCTTCGAATAACCCATCGGCTGACGGTAGCGGTCGTGCGTGTAGTCGAAGTTATTGCTGATCTTCAGCCATTTGAACACCTGCGAGGAGACCTTCGAACGGAGGTTCATCGTGCGGTAGGTGTCGGGCGTGAAGTTGAACAGGCCGTTGTAGTCGTACAGACGCCCCGAAAGGTAGTGGCTGATCTTGCCGTTCGAACCGCTGACCGAGATGTTGTGCGTCTGGGCGATCACCGTATCCTTGTAAAGTGCGTCGTAGTAGTCCGTATTGCCGTAGTAGACATACTTGCCGTCGGGTTCGACCGTCGTTTCGAGCTTGTTGCCCGCGAGTTTGCGCTGGCGGAAGGTGTCGAGCCACGCACGCGAAAAGTCCTGCGAGTTGTTGAAGCCCGTCGGCTCGTTGAAGCGGTAGTTGTACCATGCGTCGTAGAAGAGGCGCGAATAGACGTAACCGTCGTCCACGACGTCGGGAATGGCCGTGGGCTGCTGGATGGAGACGTTGCCCGTGTAGTTGATCGTGAACTTGTCGGTGAGTTTGCCCGGGTCCTTGGTGGTGATGAGCACCACGCCGTAGGGTGCGCGCGAACCGTAGATGGCGGCCGAAGCTGCGTCCTTGAGCACCGAGACCGACTCGATGTCGTTGGGGTTGAGCATCGCGGGGTCGCCCTCGACGCCGTCGATCAGCACCAGAGCCGATCCGCCCGCGCCGATCGACGTCTTGCCGCGGATGTTGTACGACGCCGAGCGGTTGGGCTTGCCGTCGGCCAGCGAAATATTGAGGTTGGGCACGGCGCCCTGCAACATCTGCGTGACGTTGGCCACGGGACGGTTCTCCAGAAGTTCCGAGGAGACCTGGTCGACGGCGCCCGTCAGGTTGGCCTTCTTCTGCGTGCCGTAGCCCACGACCACCACCTCGTCGACGAGCGTGGCGTCCTCCTTCAGCTCCACGGCGACGAACGAACGGTTGCCGACCGGGATTTCGGCAGTGGCGTAGCCCAGCGCCGAGACTTGCAGCACGGCGCCGTCAGCCAGACCCTCGAACGAGAACGAGCCGTCGGTCCCGGAACTCACGCCGCGGGTGGTTCCCTTGACAATCACCGCGGCCCCGACAACGGGCTGGCCCGCGGCATCCCGGACGACGCCCTTAACGGATTGCGGCACAGCGGCACTCTGCCGGGGGGGGGAAAGGTAAATCTTGCCGTCGCGGATCTCAATTTCGACCTTGTCGTCCGCCAGCAGCTGTTTCAGCGCCGCACGCACGTCGACATCCGCGACGGCGATGCTGACGACCTTGTCGGGATTGACCGTCGGACGCGCATAGTAGAACGTGTAGCCCGTCTGCTCGGTAATCCGCCCGAACACCTGTTCGAGCTTGGCATTCCGGAAATTCAACGTCACTTTCTGCGCCCGGGCCGTCAGGGCCGTCCCGGCTACACAAAGCAGCATCAGAAAGAGTAGTCTGATTCGTTTCATACAGATTAGTTTAGGTAGTTGTTTACTAAAAAGCCCGTTTGCGCGCTTTTCACAGAATAGACACGCAAACGGGAAAAAACGATGAGCCGAAACTCTTTTTTTTATCTGAAACTTACCTTTATTTCTGTTTTGGTGCGTTCGAAACGCACCGGAGAGATCAGTTCCATTTCACGCAAAACATTATCCAGCAGCGTATTGTCGGTCGCAAAGGTGTAGGATATGGGGCGATCGGGCTGTCCGTCGGTTTCGAAGCGCACGTCGTACCACCGCGAAAGGGTTTCGAGCACCTCTGCAAGGGGCGTGTCGCGGAACGAGATCACGTCGTCCTTCCAGATCGAATAACGCATGGCGTCGGCGCCGCGGACGATCCGCCCCTCGCCCGAGCGCCGGTCGTAGAGCAGCTGTTCGGAGGGCGACAGCTCGAAACGACCGCCGCGACGGTCGTCGAGCACCACGCGCCCCTCGTCGAGCGTTACGGCGACGATGTCGTCGTCGCGGTAGGCCTTGACGTTGAACGACGTGCCGAGCACCTGGATCTCTCCGCCCTCGAACTCCACGACGAACGGCCGCCGGGGATTGTGGGTCACCTCGAAGTAGGCTTCGCCTTCGAGCCGGATGCGGCGCTCGAAAAGCCCGAACTTCACGGGATAGTGGATTTTCGACTCGGAATTGAGGTGGGCGACCGTGCCGTCCTGAAACAGGCACTGCGTACGCCGCCCCCGGTCGACGACGAATTCGCCGTACTCCGCATCCGAAAAGATGCCCCCTACCTGACGGTCGAGACGCAGGGCGACGCCCAGCACCAGCGCGACGGGAATCACGACGGCGGCGACGCGAAAAAGAATGCGCCGCCGCCGGCCGCGCGTGAGGGCGGTTTTGATCCGCGCGAAGATGCGCTCCGAGGCGACCTCCTCCCGCTCATAGTCGCCGCAGGACTCCTGCCGGTCGAAGTCGCGGCCGATGTAGCGACTGGCCCATGCCTGGCCCGAATCGGTGGCGAGCCACTCGGCGACCGAAGCGGCCTCGGCGGCGGTGGCGCGGTTTTCGAGCGTCTTATGCAAAAGTTCTTCCGAAGGTCTGTTCATAAAAATAAAGTTTGCAGGATGAC
This Alistipes shahii WAL 8301 DNA region includes the following protein-coding sequences:
- a CDS encoding FecR family protein, coding for MNRPSEELLHKTLENRATAAEAASVAEWLATDSGQAWASRYIGRDFDRQESCGDYEREEVASERIFARIKTALTRGRRRRILFRVAAVVIPVALVLGVALRLDRQVGGIFSDAEYGEFVVDRGRRTQCLFQDGTVAHLNSESKIHYPVKFGLFERRIRLEGEAYFEVTHNPRRPFVVEFEGGEIQVLGTSFNVKAYRDDDIVAVTLDEGRVVLDDRRGGRFELSPSEQLLYDRRSGEGRIVRGADAMRYSIWKDDVISFRDTPLAEVLETLSRWYDVRFETDGQPDRPISYTFATDNTLLDNVLREMELISPVRFERTKTEIKVSFR
- a CDS encoding PKD domain-containing protein — protein: MKRFIYMLAAFALMGAVSCQPDEEVAVHASFTTDKESYDVGDPVVLTNTSTAENALIAICKWELGKGVVSYETTPENISYDQAGEYVIKLTVTSDRGAKKSSFEKTIRVVDNNIRPVADFTWSPEKVVAGEPVQFTDRSTDEDGEVVAWEWKFGTTTSDKQNPEFTFAAQGATEVSLTVTDNKKGRNTKTVTIDVGRGAISLDLLWSYPYDDTKDAYVFGTSPAVSPDGEYVYVTSTGYSLVCFTKAGERLWAFDIGKDGASAENNSGSIKVQSPTPSVDEDGTVYALAGFNEPNKGAGGSAFYAVSGGAGGGSQVWHVNTGVNTSFRFLSPAVTEKYLFIVARNVPSGHQNFQVYDKSSGDLVDERHVNGGSYGGVLPLKNGMVIAGTGGSHGMRVFFPDGAGKWKFSCVKSNGREHNYGGSGKDATCEAPNGTQPASGPGGKVYILFQNQGVRADKSLGGGVVYCYDPAKTVYGQTPEPDWYCPVKGDCAQSGMGVALGEDGTVYAATQKTGSVAAHVTAISAQGVKRWEHAADGDINGVPAVDDQGFVYYNDRTTGKLVKLRPEDGSRVAEIKLADELRSSPTISYDGTIYVNGMKDDKPTVFAVKGAAEGCAASWSQQGGNPSKTEYMY
- a CDS encoding RagB/SusD family nutrient uptake outer membrane protein, with product MKRSTYIWSLLVGCVAFATSCDLTENVQVKADKSMIFGSKSGLELYSNSFYKALPTLKNGFMQDKMCDVGAVSNTDTFIKRGAYNTETATSWSWGALKNVNYFIDGCNDPKYCTVEAETRDNYLGIARWFRAWFYYDKLTTYGEVPWFPNDIQSYQNDVMYKDRDSRDVIIRNLIADLDFAYEHIQATSSTGSATLTRWAAAALKSRVCLFEAAYRRYHNLTGLEITPEELYREAAKAAKLVIDNSGCSLNTAAGKKGAYRDLFYSETPLTQEVILAVCANEKSGIFGEQNWWFNARSYGLCWSLVRSFVHTYLKQDGTPFTAAADYAVKSFAEEMEGRDLRLEQTVRGRNFLWDGKTAVADIKNLSLTGYQVIKYTLDESKYDGGAKNINSIPLIRYAEVLLNYAEAQAELGVITDSEWALTVGALRKRAGITGGTETLPTTVDSYLQRTFYPDVTSPVLLEIRRERAIELVAEGMRFDDLRRWKCGSLMETLPWSGIHIPGLEQPVDVNGDGVNDYYFTEGEVASAPAAYKNIAVRVNQDGVGLYAEANPVSGYDLVYKTGAGDRYWYPDGRQYLYPIPAKVIRDYRNAGYTISQNPEWDNE
- a CDS encoding zinc-dependent metalloprotease, whose protein sequence is MIRKLLVLLLCLTAATATAKKPKSSASKKAESSAEKPKESDYDKLFKEKHTVADGMFRLHDVKGKLYFEIPDSLFGREMLLGSTISEVSDNAAATTGSKSDYPLHVVFTRNDRSVQLRTVNCENITDETGASRALAEAVKRNTADPILRNYKIEAWNRDSTAVVVNVTDLFVADVEEMSPFSKYGLYTAFELKKTFQKERSMLGEIKAFSDNVVVRSTLSYIFTLTRGRTTLVKDQPLTAVMTRSLVLLPREPYRPRITDSRMSVFPTGKVLFSEREQRAKVIYYAHRWRLEPSDMDAWKRGERVAPKKQIVFYVDDGFPEMWKKHIFEAVDQWNEPFGRIGFKNAIAAKPYPKDDPEFDPDNIKYSCIRYAPIAIANAMGPSWVDPRSGEILNASVYVYHDVMKLLNNWLFVQTAQADERVRAVTIPEEVIGDGLRYVVAHEVGHCLGYMHNMSASAVIPVDSLRSPSFTQKYGTTTSIMDYARFNYVARPGDRERGVKLTPPRFGLYDYYAVKWLYTPVPDAATAADEYAVTSKWITGAAADSVYRFGKQQFSRSIDPRSQSEDLGDDAVKASGYGIANLKYILGNMNAWIGAQDPDFSQRRTLYDEVLTQYIRYLNHVLANVGGIYFAEKMEGDPVEAYRSVPRERQREALLFCLAQLKDMKWLDNAELIRDMPLMGSPAESIMASLVSVVVAAPARVALSAALAEKEAYTPEECRRDVYEFVWASTLKGRTPDALEMMLQREYVRSLSLSAGLKYTGTGAREEKKLVSDEGLMPVPAFLGEHAARTAALTACGERCGHDPFETFSAAHRVDTAPLLGYGSPRLNYYDPRNTEAGDYAALLKLRAMLRTKSASATGEARLHYELLLRNIEKALKK
- a CDS encoding endonuclease/exonuclease/phosphatase family protein; translation: MRIFRYLLTFSLSFAFVFAAGCSDPKPDYSEFYKPQPGDEPEEPVNPGLEDNQLRVMSFNVRYSSGDDGANSWDNRKKAVPAMFADQQPTVLGVQEARLDQKTYMDENCAGYKSVGVGRTDGQNAGEFMAIYYLADAVKLEKWGTFWLSDTPDVPSVGWDASTYRTATWALFTHYKSGRKFFYVNTHIDHVGQVAAQKSMELIEAKIRSLNPDNQPTVLTADFNKMLDSPIFDGVKKFMADARTTAPVTDNKASFNNFGGATNYPRIDHIFSSGFTPLRFATVDQRYEKVPYISDHYPIAAVLEFK
- a CDS encoding SusC/RagA family TonB-linked outer membrane protein; the protein is MKRIRLLFLMLLCVAGTALTARAQKVTLNFRNAKLEQVFGRITEQTGYTFYYARPTVNPDKVVSIAVADVDVRAALKQLLADDKVEIEIRDGKIYLSPPRQSAAVPQSVKGVVRDAAGQPVVGAAVIVKGTTRGVSSGTDGSFSFEGLADGAVLQVSALGYATAEIPVGNRSFVAVELKEDATLVDEVVVVGYGTQKKANLTGAVDQVSSELLENRPVANVTQMLQGAVPNLNISLADGKPNRSASYNIRGKTSIGAGGSALVLIDGVEGDPAMLNPNDIESVSVLKDAASAAIYGSRAPYGVVLITTKDPGKLTDKFTINYTGNVSIQQPTAIPDVVDDGYVYSRLFYDAWYNYRFNEPTGFNNSQDFSRAWLDTFRQRKLAGNKLETTVEPDGKYVYYGNTDYYDALYKDTVIAQTHNISVSGSNGKISHYLSGRLYDYNGLFNFTPDTYRTMNLRSKVSSQVFKWLKISNNFDYTHDRYRQPMGYSKEGGGVLWRSLNDQGHPSSPIFNPDGTLTKSGAYAIGGLVTGNNWLDRTTKTLKNTTTLNVTMLENRLRLTGDFSFRTKDYTETKKTTAIPYSAYEGEIVYLGTPETDDVMKESLQLTTYIATNAYAEFEDTFAEKHYFKALAGYNYEQQDYKSTYSERNGLLMPDADNINFALGDIMSITAGGSRWRYVGAFFRFNYAYDDRYLLEVNGRYDGSSKFPNNSQWGFFPSASAAWRVSQEKFWNVSPKAVSNLKLRASYGALGNSNVDPYTYLETFGLSTFGTGSGDAARYLFGQAKLRYTSLPGQIPDNIGWETSKTFDVGLDAGFLNGRLNLTADYYIRKTVDMYTVGPTLPDTFGATAPKGNYADMSTYGYEIALSYNDSFKLAGKPFNFGIKATLADYYSIIDRYNNASRKLSDYYEGQRLGEIWGFVCNGLFQSQAEIDAAFGGKGYKNDIMQTSEKYITYPGDMRFEDLNGNDAIDRGSSTVDDPGDRKIIGNSEPRYLYTISLNADWNGFFLSALFDGVGRQQWFPSDESLFWGMYNRPYNQVPTWHLQNYWTEERPNAYLPRYVGYYGPMNANTVNVNTRYLQDVSYIRLKNLQFGYELPKRWISKIGLSKVSVYFSGENLWSWSPLYRHTKDFDVTVASKKSDSDISNSKGDGHNYPVMRSFSFGISITY